Below is a window of Gemmatimonadota bacterium DNA.
TCGACCTGTTGCATATCCTGTTCGGCACGGTGCTCGCCTTGAACGATGCGGCCATATTCCTGGTCGCGGGAATCGCAACGGTCACCCTGTTCGGGCTCGCATTCATCTACCGACCATTGGTGATGGAGTGTTTCGACCCGGGTTTTCTCCGATCGGTCAGTCCCTTGAGTCCGGTGGCCCATTACAGCTTTCTCGTCCTGGCGGTCCTCAATCTGGTGGGCGGGTTTCATGCCTTGGGGACCCTGATGGCGGTGGGGATCATGATCCTTCCCGCCGCTGCCGCCCGGTTCTGGACGCGCGACATCACGCCCCTGGTGGCCATCGGTGTGCTGGCGGCCTTTCTGGGTGGGTTTGTCGGCCTGTTGTTGTCCTATTACGCCAGTCTGCCTTCCGGCCCCGCCATCATCCTG
It encodes the following:
- a CDS encoding metal ABC transporter permease, with amino-acid sequence MYDAVIAPFVEFGFMRRALVGCLALSLGATPIGVFLTLRRMSLTGDAMAHAILPGAALGYLVAGLSLGAMTLGGVIAGVTVALLSGLVARTTVAREDSSLAAFYLISLAVGVVIVSTRGSNVDLLHILFGTVLALNDAAIFLVAGIATVTLFGLAFIYRPLVMECFDPGFLRSVSPLSPVAHYSFLVLAVLNLVGGFHALGTLMAVGIMILPAAAARFWTRDITPLVAIGVLAAFLGGFVGLLLSYYASLPSGPAIIL